The following proteins are encoded in a genomic region of Struthio camelus isolate bStrCam1 chromosome 3, bStrCam1.hap1, whole genome shotgun sequence:
- the RRAGD gene encoding ras-related GTP-binding protein D isoform X2, with protein sequence MGLRRSGKSSIQKVVFHKMSPNETLFLESTNKICREDVSNSSFVNFQIWDFPGQIDFFDPTFDYEMIFRGTGALIFVIDSQDDYMEALARLHLTVTRAYKVNPDINFEIFIHKVDGLSDDHKIETQRDIHQRANDDLADAGLEKIHLSFYLTSIYDHSIFEAFSKVVQKLIPQLPTLENLLNIFISNSGIEKAFLFDVVSKIYIATDSTPVDMQTYELCCDMIDVVIDISCIYGLKDDGTGTPYDKESMAIIKLNNTTVLYLKEVTKFLALVCFVREESFERKGLIDYNFHCFRKAIQEVFEVRMKVVRSRKHQSHMRKNKRPTPNGTPRMPL encoded by the exons ATGGGATTGAGAAGAAGTGGGAAGTCTTCCATTCAGAAAGTTGTCTTTCACAAAATGTCACCAAATGAGACCCTCTTCTTGGAGAGTACAAACAAGATCTGCAGAGAGGATGTTTCCAACAGCTCCTTTGTCAACTTTCAAATATGGGATTTTCCTGGGCAAATTGATTTCTTTGATCCTACATTTGACTATGAAATGATTTTCAGAGGCACTGGAGCACTGATATTTGTTATTGAttctcag GATGATTATATGGAAGCGTTAGCTCGGCTGCATCTTACTGTAACCAGAGCCTATAAAGTGAATCCAGACATCAACTTTGAAATCTTTATCCATAAAGTGGATGGCTTATCTGATGACCACAAGATTGAAACGCAAAGAGATATTCACCAGAGGGCAAATGATGACCTTGCAGATGCTGGATTGGAGAAAATTCACCTCAG cttttatcTGACAAGCATATATGATCATTCTATATTTGAAGCCTTTAGCAAAGTGGTACAGAAACTGATTCCACAGCTCCCAACACTGGAAAACCTGCTTAACATCTTTATTTCA aattctgggattgaaaaagcatttttatttgatgTAGTCAGTAAAATCTATATTGCAACGGACAGTACTCCAGTGGATATGCAGACTTATGAACTCTGCTGTGATATGATAGATGTTGTGATTGACATTTCTTGTATATATGG GCTCAAAGATGATGGCACCGGGACTCCTTATGACAAAGAATCAATGGCAATCATAAAACTGAACAATACAACTGTCCTTTATTTGAAAGAGGTGACAAAATTCCTTGCTCTTGTTTGCTTTGTAAGAGAAGAAAGCTTTgagagaaaag GATTAATAGACTACAATTTCCATTGTTTTCGAAAAGCCATACAAGAGGTATTTGAAGTACGAATGAAAGTAGTGAGATCTCGAAAACATCAAAGCCACATGCGAAAAAATAAAAGACCCACCCCCAATGGGACACCAAGAATGCCACTGTAA